In Pyrus communis chromosome 1, drPyrComm1.1, whole genome shotgun sequence, the following are encoded in one genomic region:
- the LOC137725165 gene encoding probable xyloglucan galactosyltransferase GT17 translates to MFSRKQSPPSPPWTDDEKEKHYYYSKNKDTHFNNPHLRFGALVFVFLSLWFLVLLLWFPPKTTPIVEVEVDLVQKSQQQQNVHHHLIRTTQNPNNINTNTTGSADTTTTSKSPFKVPRCDPSLSVYVHPLPAKFNLGLLDHCHALNVYTNMCPHVANRGLGQPHPKLGSAASWFATHQFIAEMIFHARVENHPCRTLDPTRASLFYVPFYGGLHASSKFKEANLTARDELAVDLVDYVQSQPWWKKHNGRDHFIALGRTAWDFMRVTNGPDFGANSLLNLPAVKNMSVLTVERHPWQGSNQHGLPYPSYFHPSAWQEMVAWQNRVRGMDRPHLFSFIGGPRKGLEKAAVRDEFIRQCGESTRCMLLKCGSRAGKCHEPSEVLKVMAESHFCLQAPGDSFTRRSTFDSVLAGCIPVFSSPHTAYTQYKWFLPGDVSTYSVYIDEKSNVSKRIEEELLKFPNEKVTAMREKLIELIPSLTYAHPNATNLGFGDAVDVALASLAKHMQKMT, encoded by the coding sequence ATGTTTTCTAGAAAGCAAAGTCCTCCAAGTCCTCCATGGACTGATGACGAGAAAGAGAAACACTACTATTACTCCAAAAACAAAGACACCCACTTTAACAATCCCCACCTCCGATTTGGTGCCTTGGTTTTTGTCTTTCTCTCCCTTTGGTTTCTTGTCCTCCTCCTTTGGTTCCCTCCCAAAACCACACCCATTGTTGAGGTTGAGGTTGATCTTGTCCAAAAATCACAGCAGCAACAAAATGTCCACCACCACCTCATCCGCACAACCCAAAATCCCAACAACATCAATACTAATACTACTGGCTCCGccgacaccaccaccacctcaaaATCCCCATTCAAAGTTCCTAGGTGCGACCCAAGCCTGTCCGTCTACGTACACCCTTTGCCGGCCAAGTTCAACCTTGGATTGCTGGACCATTGTCACGCTCTAAACGTGTACACCAACATGTGTCCTCATGTGGCGAACCGCGGCCTTGGCCAGCCGCATCCCAAATTAGGCTCCGCCGCCTCGTGGTTCGCCACCCATCAGTTCATTGCCGAGATGATCTTCCACGCACGAGTGGAGAACCACCCCTGCCGCACTCTTGATCCAACACGTGCCTCTCTCTTCTATGTCCCTTTCTACGGCGGCCTCCACGCCTCCAGCAAGTTTAAGGAAGCCAACCTCACCGCTCGCGACGAGCTCGCCGTTGACTTGGTCGACTACGTTCAGTCCCAGCCTTGGTGGAAGAAGCACAACGGTAGGGACCACTTTATCGCACTGGGGAGGACCGCGTGGGATTTCATGAGGGTCACCAATGGTCCTGATTTCGGAGCCAACTCCCTCCTCAACCTACCAGCCGTTAAAAACATGTCGGTGCTGACAGTGGAGAGGCATCCTTGGCAAGGGTCAAACCAACACGGCTTACCCTACCCTTCCTATTTCCACCCGTCCGCTTGGCAGGAGATGGTGGCCTGGCAGAACAGAGTGAGGGGAATGGACCGACCCCACTTGTTTTCTTTCATCGGTGGGCCCAGAAAGGGGTTAGAAAAAGCGGCCGTCCGGGACGAGTTCATTAGGCAATGCGGTGAGTCGACCCGGTGCATGCTTTTAAAATGTGGGTCTCGGGCCGGCAAGTGCCACGAGCCCAGCGAGGTGCTAAAGGTGATGGCCGAGTCGCACTTCTGCTTGCAAGCGCCCGGTGACTCGTTCACCCGGCGGTCGACATTTGACTCGGTGCTCGCCGGCTGCATACCGGTTTTCTCGTCGCCGCACACGGCGTACACTCAGTACAAGTGGTTTTTACCTGGTGACGTGAGCACGTACTCGGTTTACATTGACGAGAAGAGCAACGTGAGTAAAAGGATCGAAGAGGAGCTGCTGAAGTTTCCGAACGAAAAGGTGACGGCGATGCGGGAAAAGCTCATAGAATTGATCCCAAGTCTGACTTACGCGCATCCGAATGCGACTAATCTTGGGTTTGGGGACGCCGTGGACGTTGCACTTGCATCGTTGGCCAAGCACATGCAGAAAATgacatga
- the LOC137725049 gene encoding uncharacterized protein, whose translation MAEESSVHGEEVNSHAASSSSHLDVDINPNQRLSSVLLNEFNYLPWERAVSLALGGRSKLGYVNGVIPAPDVSSSDYNDWLCKDQLVMSWLLNSMDQKVAEIFSYAESSYVIWKNLKEMYGNQNNTARVFQLKKDIASLQQEGNSFVHHLGKLTTMWNELNVYRPHTIDAAVLIKRAEEDKIFQLLASLSSKYEDLRSHVLMNPELPSFSSVCATIQREETRRKIMTVELKSNIPESRVYFSNHKASEERRYKGKKPTVKCSYCDNGGHTRDHCWILHPELRPKHSRDNNKSFIRGAHNSSPKANHTMTSHSEEAQMFTSNPAMLINEFAVFLHKKQGGGENEGSTSHVDNKPAALLGQFAGFLAGKEGVTQQDIPACSNSQGFSSHLKPNSGTTTLAPTPCTSF comes from the exons ATGGCTGAAGAGAGCTCCGTGCATGGCGAAGAAGTAAACTCGCATGCTGCGTCTTCTTCATCTCATCTAGACGTTGATATCAATCCAAATCAACGTCTCAGTTCGGTCCTACTAAATGAGTTCAACTATCTTCCGTGGGAGAGAGCTGTCTCTCTTGCGTTAGGAGGACGATCGAAGCTTGGTTATGTTAATGGCGTGATTCCAGCACCTGATGTGTCCTCATCCGATTACAATGATTGGCTGTGCAAGGACCAGCTGGTCATGTCATGGCTGCTCAACTCTATGGATCAAAAGGTTGCAGAAATCTTCAGTTATGCGGAATCTTCATACGTTATCTGGAAAAATCTCAAAGAGATGTATGGAAATCAGAATAACACAGCTCGAGTGTTCCAGCTAAAGAAGGATATTGCTAGTCTACAACAGGAAGGGAACTCGTTTGTGCATCATCTTGGCAAGTTGACCACCATGTGGAATGAGTTGAATGTTTATCGGCCACACACCATTGACGCTGCCGTGTTGATCAAGAGAGCTGAGGAAGATAAAATCTTTCAGCTTCTAGCAAGTTTGAGCTCTAAATACGAAGATCTCAGGAGTCATGTTCTCATGAATCCTGAACTTCCTTCCTTCTCAAGTGTGTGTGCCACTATCCAAAGGGAAGAAACTCGCAGAAAAATCATGACTGTGGAATTAAAGTCAAATATACCAGAATCTAGGGTATATTTCTCAAATCACAAGGCTAGTGAAGAGAGGAGATATAAAGGAAAGAAACCCACTGTGAAGTGTAGCTATTGTGATAATGGTGGACATACACGAGATCATTGCTGGATTCTCCATCCTGAACTAAGGCCCAAGCATTCGAGGGACAACAACAAGAGCTTCATTAGAGGAGCACACAACTCATCACCCAAGGCAAATCATACCATGACCTCTCATTCCGAGGAAGCACAGATGTTCACCTCTAATCCGGCCATGCTGATAAATGAATTTGCTGTCTTCCTTCACAAGAAACAAGGTGGTGGGGAGAATGAAGGATCAACCAGTCATGTTGACAACAAACCAGCTGCTCTACTTGGGCAGTTTGCTGGTTTTTTGGCTGGGAAAGAAGGCGTGACACAACAGGATATTCCAG CATGTTCAAACTCCCAAGGCTTTTCAAGTCACCTCAAGCCTAATTCAGGAACAACAACTTTGGCACCGACGCCTTGCACATCCTTCTGA